The following is a genomic window from Candidatus Saccharimonadales bacterium.
ACGTCGCTGACCCCAGTATAGAACTCGGTGTTGATAGGATCGAGAACTACGCCACCGGGGAATTCGCAATTAAAAATATCTTTTTTCTTTGGCAGGCAGTCCGGAAAATCCCGCCGCTGGCTAATAATTTGCAGCTTGTCTATGGAAAAATCAACGGGGTTGAATACGGCGGAGATGGCGTAATACTCCCGTTGGTCGTTAACTCGTCTGGCGATGTGGCCGATTAGGCCGATCAGCCCGTCTTCCAGAGCGTGAGCTTCGTTAACACCGCCCCACTCGACGCCGTCTTTAAATAACTCGTGAATAAGCGGGGCCCGGATTAATTTTTCCGGTGATAACTCTTCTAGTCGGTTGATGGTGGTGAAGCCGGCTTTGCCCAAATTGCCCGACGCGGGATCTTGGGGACGGGTAAATACGCCGATTAGGCCAGCTGGCAGCTCGACCAAGCGGATATCCTTCATGCCAGGCGGGCCGACAGCGAAGCGGGAGAGAGAAGCGAAGTCCGGTCCGCGCCAAATTTCCGTTTGCCATGACTTGTCACCCGGGCGAAACGGATGGTCGAAGACCTTAACCCCGGCCAAAATAATCTCACCGTTAATTATCTTTACGGCCGGATCCTGAAGCTGGTATACCGGCAAATCGGTTTGCAGTTGCCAGTTATCGGCGTCCTGATGGCGGAAAATACCGGTATAGGAATCAAACTCATTGTCAAACGGCTCGACTCGGGCCGCCAGATAGGTTTGCCCGTGGTGCTCAAAAGGAGCGGTGCCGTTGTAAACCGTTAAGTCGCCGTTGCCGGTAAAGTTTAAAAACCGTCCCGGGCTACGCGGCTTGGGAGCGGTAAGCAACAAGTCTTCGATCAACAGTTGAGACTGGTTGAATCGTTCGTAATTTTCTAACCGTTCAGCCGTAACCATCAGCTGCTGCCGCTATACATCTTGGCCCTAATGCTACTAAAAAATAGGATTTCGGCAAGTCCCACCCCGGGCTGAGTTGTTTTTGCCCTCGACAAAAGATGCCCGCCGGGGCTATAGAATGTTACGATTATCGCCAGATGAAACTCCAAATAATCACGTTGTTTCCGAAAATGTTTGACGGGCCGTTTGCCGAGAGTATGCTGCTTAAAGCCCAAAACAAGGGTTTAATTAGCGTCGAGCTGATTGATTTAAGGCAATTTGGGCTGGGACCGCGCAAAACGGTCGACGATACGCCCTATGGCGGGGGTGACGGTATGGTGCTTAGGCCAGAACCGATCGCGGCGGCTATCGAAACAGCTCAACAGACCAACGACAAGGCTAAAATTATTTTATTAACACCGAGCGGCCAGAGACTGCGTCAGCCACTGGTGAGGCAGCTAGTCGCTGAATCCGGATTGATACTGGTCTGCGGTCGCTACGAGGGCGTAGAC
Proteins encoded in this region:
- a CDS encoding DUF1861 family protein → MVTAERLENYERFNQSQLLIEDLLLTAPKPRSPGRFLNFTGNGDLTVYNGTAPFEHHGQTYLAARVEPFDNEFDSYTGIFRHQDADNWQLQTDLPVYQLQDPAVKIINGEIILAGVKVFDHPFRPGDKSWQTEIWRGPDFASLSRFAVGPPGMKDIRLVELPAGLIGVFTRPQDPASGNLGKAGFTTINRLEELSPEKLIRAPLIHELFKDGVEWGGVNEAHALEDGLIGLIGHIARRVNDQREYYAISAVFNPVDFSIDKLQIISQRRDFPDCLPKKKDIFNCEFPGGVVLDPINTEFYTGVSDVKGGAIEINYPF
- the trmD gene encoding tRNA (guanosine(37)-N1)-methyltransferase TrmD; this translates as MKLQIITLFPKMFDGPFAESMLLKAQNKGLISVELIDLRQFGLGPRKTVDDTPYGGGDGMVLRPEPIAAAIETAQQTNDKAKIILLTPSGQRLRQPLVRQLVAESGLILVCGRYEGVDERVASLVDVELSVGDYVLTGGEIPAMVVVDAVSRLIPGVLGGETSAEIESFADGETLEYPQYTKPASWRGLVVPEVLLSGHHGEVLKWRADQAAKRTRGRAGR